A stretch of the Theropithecus gelada isolate Dixy chromosome 7a, Tgel_1.0, whole genome shotgun sequence genome encodes the following:
- the TRIP4 gene encoding activating signal cointegrator 1 isoform X1 has translation MAVAGAVSGEPLVHWCTQQLRKTFGLDVSEEIIQYVLSIESAEEIREYVTDLLQGNEGKKGQFIEELITKWQKNDQESISDPLQQCFKKDEILDGQKSGDHLKRGRKKGRNRQEVPAFTEPDTTAEVKTPFDLAKAQENSNSVKKKTKFVNLYTREGQDRLAVLLPGRHPCDCLGQKHKLINNCLICGRIVCEQEGSGPCLFCGTLVCTHEEQDILQRDSNKSQKLLKKLMSGVENSGKVDISTKDLLPHQELRIKSGLEKAIKHKDKLLEFDRTSIRRTQVIDDESDYFASDSNQWLSKLERETLQKREEELRELRHASRLSKKVTIDFAGRKILEEENSLAEYHSRLDETIQAIANGTLNQPLTKLDRSSEEPLGVLVNPNMYQSPPQWVDHTGAASQKKAFRSSGLGLEFNSLQHQLRIQDQEFQEGFDGGWCLSIHQPWASLLVRGIKRVEGRSWYTPHRGRLWIAATAKKPSPQEVSELQATYRLLRGKDVEFPNDYPSGCLLGCVDLIDCLSQKQFKEQFPDISQESDSPFVFICKNPQEMVVKFPIKGNPKIWKLDSKIHQGAKKGLMKQNKAV, from the exons ATGGCGGTGGCTGGGGCGGTGTCCGGGGAGCCGCTGGTGCACTGGTGCACCCAGCAGTTGCGGAAAACTTTCGGCCTGGATGTCAGCGAGGAGATCATTCA GTATGTTTTGTCAATTGAGAGTGCTGAAGAGATACGAGAATATGTTACTGATCTCCTCCAgggaaatgaaggcaaaaaagGTCAATTCATAGAAGAACTTATAACCAAATGGCAAAAGAATGATCAGGAGTCGATTTCTGATCCTTTGCAGCAGTGCTTCAAAAAAGATG AAATTTTAGATGGGCAGAAATCAGGAGACCATCTAAAGCGGggtaggaagaaagggagaaacagacaGGAAGTTCCTGCATTTACTGAACCTGACACGACTGCAGAAGTTAAAACACCTTTTGATTTGGCTAAG GCACAAGAGAACAGCAACTCCGTGAAGAAGAAGACAAAGTTTGTCAATTTATACACAAGAGAAGGACAGGACAGGCTTGCAGTCCTGCTCCCTGGTCGCCACCCTTGTGATTGCCTGGGCCAGAAGCACAAGCTCATCAATAACTGTCTGATCTGTGGGCGCATTGTCTGTGAACAAGAAGGCTCTGGCCCTTGCTTATTCTGTGGCACTCTG GTGTGTACTCATGAGGAACAAGATATTTTACAGCGTGACTCAAACAAGAGCCAGAAACTGCTAAAGAAACTCATGTCAG GGGTGGAGAATTCTGGAAAGGTGGACATCTCTACCAAGGACCTTCTTCCTCATCAAGAATTGCGAATTAAGTCTGGTCTGGAGAAGGCTATCAAGCATAAAGACAAACTGTTAGAGTTTGACAGAACTAG TATTCGAAGGACCCAAGTCATTGATGATGAGTCAGATTACTTTGCCAGTGATTCTAACCAATGGTTGTCCAAACTTGAGCGGGAAACCTTGCAGAAGCGAGAGGAGGAGCTGAGAGAACTTCGACACGCCTCTCGACTTTCTAAGAAGGTCACCATTGACTTTGCAGGAAGGAAGATCCTGGAAGAAGAAAATTCACTAGCGGAATATCATAGCAG ACTAGATGAGACAATACAGGCCATTGCCAATGGAACCTTGAACCAGCCACTGACCAAATTGGATAGATCTTCTGAAGAGCCTTTGGGAGTTCTGGTAAATCCCAACATGTACCAGTCCCCTCCCCAG tGGGTTGACCACACAGGTGCAGCCTCACAGAAGAAGGCTTTCCGTTCTTCAGGTTTGGGACTAGAGTTCAACTCGCTTCAGCACCAGTTGCGAATCCAGGATCAAGAATTTCAGGAAGGCTTTGATGGTGGCTGGTGCCTCTCTATACATCAGCCCTGGGCTTCTCTGCTTGTCAGAGGGATTAAAAg ggTGGAGGGCAGATCCTGGTACACCCCCCACAGAGGACGACTTTGGATAGCAGCCACAGCTAAAAAACCCTCCCCTCAAGAAGTCTCTGAACTCCAGGCTACATATCGTCTTCTTCGTGGGAAAG ATGTGGAATTTCCTAATGACTATCCGTCAGGTTGTCTTCTGGGCTGTGTGGACCTAATTGACTGCTTGTCCCAGAAGCAATTTAAGGAGCAG